One window from the genome of Desulfuromonadales bacterium encodes:
- a CDS encoding nitronate monooxygenase, producing the protein TLVRRNLDKPLIVKLTPNVTDITVVARAVAEAGADAISCINTLTGMAVDVRTRRPRLANRTGGLSGPAIRPIAVRLVHQVVQAVQIPVIGIGGIARAEDALEFLIVGATAVQVGTANFVDPSAMQTVIDGLEQFCVKEGIGDIHELIGSLKL; encoded by the coding sequence CACCCTGGTGCGAAGAAATCTCGACAAACCGCTGATCGTCAAGCTCACCCCCAATGTTACCGATATCACGGTGGTTGCCAGGGCAGTTGCCGAGGCTGGGGCCGATGCCATCAGCTGCATCAATACCCTGACCGGCATGGCGGTCGACGTGCGAACGCGCCGCCCTCGCCTGGCCAACCGCACCGGCGGGCTTTCCGGTCCGGCCATCCGGCCGATTGCGGTGCGGCTGGTCCATCAGGTGGTTCAGGCGGTCCAGATCCCGGTCATCGGCATCGGCGGCATCGCCCGTGCGGAGGACGCTCTGGAATTCCTCATCGTCGGTGCCACGGCGGTACAGGTCGGAACCGCCAACTTTGTCGACCCGTCGGCGATGCAGACTGTCATCGACGGCCTCGAGCAGTTCTGCGTCAAGGAAGGCATCGGCGATATCCACGAACTCATCGGCAGTCTCAAGCTTTAA